The genome window CGCAAAATCGTCGCTACCGCGGCATTGGCCACCGTCGGCCAGTGATAACGGTCGTTGCCAAATTCCGGCAGTTCACTTAGGTCGTTGAGTTGCCCCACCAGCGAACGATTGGCCGGCATTCCGTGCACCACGGCTTCGTAGAGCGTCACCGTCGTGTAGCCATAGAGCCGAGCTGCCACCGGTGGGCTCAGGCGCTCAGCCTTGACCAAATCCATCGTCAACTGCACCCAACCAATCGCCACGTCGGCATCGTACTCATCCGCCGCCGGTCCCGGCGACACCGGGTTACCGTCGCTGCCGCAGCCGGCGAGAATCAGTGTCGCCAGCAATAGCAGCACGCTCCCCAAGAAACGAACGTTCATCACGGCTCCTTTGTCATCCCCAGCAGTAACTCTCGACTCTCAACGGCAAGCCTCTGAATAATCGACCGGCTCGCCTGTCAGCGTTTGTCGTTTGTTCTAATATCGAACTCCAAAATGCAGGTTGGAGTGCGGTTTGACAACGAGAATCTGCTTCCCCGGCTGCCGGCGCTGTGATTGACAAAGCACCTCGAAACTGGTATCATCCCCTGATTATGAAGCGACCCTTGGGAGGACTGATGCTGCGATTTTTCCAAATGCTCTCGATCGTGGGCTGCGCGCTGGTCATGGTTGGCTGCTCCAAGAAGGAGGAAGCCGAAACCAAACCGCAACCGCTGCAAGCCATTGACCCCGCGACCGGCATGCGCCCGCCGAATTTTGTCTGGGGCTCCGAACGCGGGCAACTGGTCAATTTCTATTTCGAGCCGACTGACACCATGCGCTTGTACGCGCCCGCCATGCGTTCCAAAGCCGAAGAGATCTACCGCTTCATCTCGCAGATGCTGATGTACAACCCGACTGTGCCGATCGACATGTACTGCTACCACGACATGCCGACCTTCACCGCGCATACCTCGCGCACCGAGCCGTTCATGGTCGACAACAAGCTGTACTACGGCTACGGTCCGGCGTTCGGACGGCCGATTGCCGAGTATGTGATGAGCCGCCTGCCGCAGGGACAATCGCGCTTTGCCTTCATTCGCGAGGGCCTGCCGGTGCTGTTTGACTTCACCGGCCGCAACTACCACCACGCCGTCAACAACTTTGTCGTCGACGGTATCCTCCATCCGATCGACTCGCTCGTCTACGACGCCGGTTACACCCAGTTGAAGCCGACGATGCGGGAGATCGAGGCCGCCAGCCTGTGCGCCTTTATGCTCTGGGAATGGGGCAACGAGAAGTTTATGCAAATCTACGGCAGCCAGGAGGACATCGAAACGACGCTCAAGAACGTGCTCAAGATCAATCCCGACCAGCTCTACCAACAATGGGTCGCCTTCCTGCCGGAACACACCGTTGAAAAGGAAGCGGAACGCGAGAAGCAGGCGCAGCCGGGAGGTGGACAGTGAGCGAGGAGAAATGGCAGACCGCCATCAGCGAAATCGCACCGAATTCGATTTGCGTGCGCGGTTACGATGTCGCCGAACTGATGGAGCGCACCAGCTTCAGCGACACCATCTTCTTGGTTCTCAAGGGCGAATTGCCGACGCCGGCGGAGTCCGAAATGTTCCGCGCCATCTTGGTTTCGTCGGTTGACCACGGCGTCACACCGCCATCGGTGCTGGCGGCGCGCACGGTGATGTCGGCCGGCAACTCCCTCAACACCGCTGTCGCAGCCGGAATCATGGCCATCGGTGATGTCCACGGCGGCGCGATCGAGCAGTCGGCGCGCATCTTGCAGGACTGGGCGAAGAAGGACGGCGATCCGGCGAAACTCGCGGCGGATCTGCTGAACGATCTCAACGCCCGCAAGCAGCGGATGCCCGGCTTCGGCCACCGCCTGCACACCGCCGACCCGCGCACGGCACGGCTCTTTGCCATCGCCAAGAAACACAATTTCAGCGGGCGTCATACCGCGCTGGCGCTGGCGATCGAAAAAGTCTTCGCCGACGGCGGCAAGCCGCTGCCCATCAATGTCGACGGCGGCATCGCCGCCGTGACCTCGGATATGGGCTTCGACTGGCGCTTGGGCAAAGCGTTCTTCATGATGTCGCGCATTGTCGGGCTCGTGGCGCACGCCTACGAAGAGAAAATGACGCAGAAACCAATGCGTCGACTCGGCGACACCAATGCTGAATATGTCGGCCCGCCAAAACGCCATCTGTCGTAAGGACCGGGCGACTGCGCTGTAATCGGGATTGATCAATGAAGCGGGTTATTGGATATGCCGTTGCCGTTCTGTCGCTGATGCTTGGTTCTTGCGCGACCACACCCAAACCGGAGCCGCCGAAGCCATCCCCACCGACAACGACGCTGATTCCGCCGACCGACCTGCGCGCCGAACTGAGCGATCTTTCCGCTACTCTGCGCTGGACCACCAATCAACCCGAGAACCGCATCATCTCCGGCTATCATATTTACATCGCTGCCGCCGGCGACAGCCTGGTCGCCGTCTCGCCGTTGCCCTATCCGGGCGACGACAATCCCGACCACGCCGTGGAATCCTACAAGGTCGAGCCGCTTAGCGCGGGAACCGAGTATCGTGCCTGCGTCACGACGGTCTATCCGGGTGATATCGAGACGGCCCCGACTGATACGATTCGCTTTGTCGCCCGCCCGCAGGGGACGTTTCAACTGCGCGAATCGTACAAAGGCAAAGACAGCGGCTTCTCGTTTCGCCGCCGCCAATCGGTGCCCACTGACGATCTGGACAACGACATCTATCTGGCAGTGATTCGCGGCAGCCTCTACCTGGCCTCGCCCAACCGGATCGACAACGTCCTGCGCACCACCAACTTGTTCCCGCTGCACACCCGACAACCGCTGTCCAAAGTGCAGGTAATCGAGCGCCCGCCACAGCCCCAACCGACTTTTCCGATCGCGGAAAATGAGGTCGTGCTCGCGCTCGATCAAAGCGGCTGCTACGCCCTCTTACGCATCGAAAACATCGACCGGGTCGACCGGATCGTGACCATTTCCTACATCTACCAGACGCGGCCAAACCTGCTGCGCTTCCACTAAACCCATGCCGTCCGCCAGCCGCGATGATGCTGTTCTGCTTTGGTGCGATCTCAAAGCCGCGCGCGCTTCAAACCGGCTGCTCTCGATTGAGCGCTTCCGCCTCGTCGACGGCCAGCCGCAGATCGTCGATACCCTGATCGTTCCGGAGAAACCGGAGGTCCCGGTCAGCACGGCGCGCACCGACAAGTTTTTTCTCGATCTGCAAGGCGGCTCCGGCTATCTCCTGCGCAACCGCGAACTGCTGACCACCGATCGCGAATGGCTCCGCATCGACGGCTTCCTCGGCAGCCTGCCCCTGGTCGACCTCAGCTTCTTGCTGCGTCTCTTCTTCCCCACGATCATCGCCGCCGAACTGCGCGACTACGAGGCGGCCTTTCGCATTGCCGCCGGCACGCCGCCGCCGGCAGCACTAGCCCGACTCGTCGAGATCATCGCCACCCGCGCGCGCGAGTTGCCGACCGCGGTCGCGCGGCCGTTGCGCACCGTGTTTCGCGGACTGCCGCAGCAGTACCAAGCCTGGTGGGAACACGTGGGCAAACCGGCCGCGCCGGTCGAGTAT of Candidatus Zixiibacteriota bacterium contains these proteins:
- a CDS encoding citryl-CoA lyase, producing the protein MSEEKWQTAISEIAPNSICVRGYDVAELMERTSFSDTIFLVLKGELPTPAESEMFRAILVSSVDHGVTPPSVLAARTVMSAGNSLNTAVAAGIMAIGDVHGGAIEQSARILQDWAKKDGDPAKLAADLLNDLNARKQRMPGFGHRLHTADPRTARLFAIAKKHNFSGRHTALALAIEKVFADGGKPLPINVDGGIAAVTSDMGFDWRLGKAFFMMSRIVGLVAHAYEEKMTQKPMRRLGDTNAEYVGPPKRHLS
- a CDS encoding fibronectin type III domain-containing protein, which produces MKRVIGYAVAVLSLMLGSCATTPKPEPPKPSPPTTTLIPPTDLRAELSDLSATLRWTTNQPENRIISGYHIYIAAAGDSLVAVSPLPYPGDDNPDHAVESYKVEPLSAGTEYRACVTTVYPGDIETAPTDTIRFVARPQGTFQLRESYKGKDSGFSFRRRQSVPTDDLDNDIYLAVIRGSLYLASPNRIDNVLRTTNLFPLHTRQPLSKVQVIERPPQPQPTFPIAENEVVLALDQSGCYALLRIENIDRVDRIVTISYIYQTRPNLLRFH